GACACGATCAACCGCTACAGCCCATCAATACTCAGGTTTGATCTCCGCCATCAGGTCTTATGGGATGGCTGTGAAAATCCTTCACGACTGATGCCCGACGCAAATCCGGCCCAGCGCGTGCCGAGTTCGGCACCTTCACTTGCTGCGATAAAGGCACCGGGTTGCAAGCAGATCGGGCCCTGGGCCAAATCATAAGCGATCGAATCTCCCGGAAGTCCTTGAGCCAAGGTCATCTGGCGCACGCCCGCTGTGTTATTCGTGAAATGGTTTATAAATAGAGACTCACCCCCTAAAATGGCCTTAGCGAGTCCACTAAAAAGACCGCCATTGAGCTTGGCCTTCATATCAAGATCACCCGCCATCGTAGTCATAGCATCGGTCTCAGCGATTAGGCTTTCTCCTGGCTCTAGGCCCACGTCGAGGTAGGCGAAGGACGGAGAGCCCTTAAGTGTTGTTTCCATGGCAGTTTTTTAGTTCAAGGATTAGCAGAAATTTCGGAAGAGCTGGTTGTTTCAATAGCGGACCGAACGAGCGATTCAAAAGCCGGAAAATCAAAATCAAACGGCTCAAACTTGCTGAGATCAATCTGGGAAATTCTTTCTTCAATAGCTGCCATGCGATCTTCTGTAGCTGGATGCGTGCTCAGCAGCTCCAAGTGCTTTTGATACTCGGGTTCACGCCGTAGTATCTTTTCAAAAAACATGAGCAATCCCGATGGATCGATGCCCGCGGCTTCCAGGTAGGACAGGCCGACGCGATCCGCCTCGACTTCGTCGTCCCTTGAAAACTGCATCGTCAAGAGTCGCTCGCTAGAACCTACCAATATCCCTCCGAGCCCCTCAACATCACCCAAAAATACGGCCAACGCCAAGCGCATCACCGAGAGCTCAATCAGACGACGTAAGGTATGCTGTTCTGTGATATGCGCGATTTCGTGGGCTAAAACGCCGAGCACTTCCTCTGCGCGTTCGGCCTCAGCGATCAATCCCGAATGAATCACTATAAAACCTCCCGGCATGGCAAAAGCGTTCAACGTCGGATCATCCACGATCGCGACCGTATACGTATAGCCTTCTTCAGGTAAGGCAGCCAACAGGGGTGCCATCAGGGAATCCAGGGCACTGGAAAGCTCCGCATTCTCCAAAATCCGCGAACTTTGCCGAACCTGGCCAAATACAGTTTCACCGATCCACACCTCAATCTCTTGAGGGACATTGCGGGCAACAAATGCCACGACAAAGTCACGCATCTGAATCGTTCCAAAAACACCCAACCCCAACGCAAATAATACCGCCAGCGTAACCATACGCATCCGCAGTAATTTTTTAGTGATTCCCCGCCTTTGCTTCTGCAATCCGGAATGCGCCACGAGGGCCGGTGATTTCAAAATCGAACGATCTGAGGTAAAGAGTTTCCAGCCAGGGTCTTCGGGTGAGGTGATAAAGACAATGCGATCCGCTGCGCCGCCGCGCTCGATCTTTAGCGTTTCTAGCGCTAAGCGGACAGATGCACCAGCCGATCCCCGAAAAACGATGAATCCAGATTCAAATGAAAGTGCGCCCGACTGTCTCCCATTTGAAAAATCAGAATGGAATGCGCCGCCTTCAAAAATCGAATCATATGGATCTGTAAACTTGCTCACCTGGAAGCATCCAAAAGAGATGCTTCACCGATCGAGTAAAGCGCAAAGATAAACGGCGGATCGTGCGCGATTGAGGGAAGGGTAGGTTTTCAGGCTGTTATTCGGTTTGGATCGGCCTTAAGCAGCCGTGTCGGGCCGTTGTTCCAATTTCACCCATGCGGATTAACTCCTATTTTTTCAATGCGTTGAGGCCCAATGCCTAGATCTCTCCAGCACCGATACAACGGAGCTCAGTATCCACCTTTTCGACGAGTTCCCAATCAATCGCGTTCTTGGAATGAAACACTCTGCCTTTATAAGAGATGCCCACAAAATCGCCATCATGGTGTGTAAAGAATGTGGGTGCATTCACATTTTTGTGCTGCTCCCAGGATCGTCCGTCGGAGGAGATGAATGTTACTCCGGCGCCGGAACCAATAAAATGGCTACCAGTCCATTCCACTGAATTTACATGCTCGCCCTCACGGCCGTGCACGGGCTCTGACCACGTTTCCCCATCCTCAGACCAGCGACGTAAACCGTGCAGGCCTACGCCAACGAAGACCCCGTTACCGAAAGTGACGTCCACCATCGTATCAATCGCACGCACACCCTCCACCTGATTGAAGCTTGATAGATCAGCAGGCATCGTCGCTACCAGGCCCCGGTCACCGACCCCGACGAATCTGCCGTTACCAAAAACCATATTTCGAACCATCCCACCCTTGGCACTGTATTCGATTATTTCAGACCATTCAGCACCATCAGCAGAAGTCTGGAATACCACGGGACAGTTGTTTACTTTCCCAGCATGGCCGCCAAAAAGTACAAACTGTCCGTTCGCGTAAATGCAGTTCCCCATTCTCCTTCTGTATTCTTTGCTACTTATCTCAATAAGCTTCCAATTTTTGCCATCGCTCGATGTATCAAGAAACACAGAGCCCCCACGCCTCACCGTAGCAATGGCCTTACCTCCGGCCACCAGCACAGACGTGATGGTATGCTGCTTCGCTCCTATTTCAAACCTCCCCCAGCTTCTACCATCGGCGGAGGTAGAGCGTATCTGATCGCTTCCGGCTACGATAAACATGATTATGCGAGTCCAGGAATGCGACCCCCATGCTTACCATAGTCCGCAAAGTTATCACCAAAAGTTTCCGTTTCGATGCCCACACGATTGAGCATTTCCACGTAGAGATTGGCCATGGGGGTCCTACGTTCACACTGGATATACTGACCGCCTTTTATGCTGCCTTTTGCCTTACCGAAAAGCGCCGCAGGCATATTAATGCGTTTATGCCCACCATCAGCCATGTAGCTTGTATAGAGCACTTGCGAGTTATCTAGAAGTGATGTGCCTCCATCATCGATGGCGGCCATCTTCGAAATAGCCTCAGAGATAAATGTCGCATACCAGGTATTGATCTGGCGACAAGCTTCGCGCGAGATGGGATCTGCGTCTTCAACGCGGCGTGCATTTCCTTGGTGTTGCACTGTGTGATAATGATACTCATAGCCAACGGTAACCACACCGGGGAAATGAAATTTTTCTTGCCCAATGACAAATGTGAGCATCCGTGTCGAATCGGTTTGGAAGGCGAGAAGGGACAAATCAAACATGGTCCCTAAGTAATCCATATGCAGTTCGGGATCTAGGGCGATAGCACGTTGGTCGTCCCAGAGGTCGCCCCCGACTTCAGGTATGATTAGTCCACCGTGAGAATCGCTCATAGGTGTGGGAGCGCCCGCTTGCCTTAAGCCTTCTTCCTGACGAACCTGCAACATACTGATACGTTTCTCAACCGTGTTTACGCTATCCATGTAGCCCTGTAGGCGCTGTTTGTCTTCATAGCCTAATTTCTTTTGAAGCGCCTTCGCATCTGCCAAAACAACGTCGAGAACACTTTGGCCCAAAGACTCTTGCTGTGCCCCCAATTGTGCCTGGGAATTGAGACCTACGCCGCCTTCTCTCGCCCAATGCGGTAGCTCGGGATGACGACCCCGGAACATCCGATCGAACACGCGCTTCGGATTAGGCTCATAGGGCACTGGCTGACCATCGCCCTTGTATGAGTAAGTATTCTCAGATTGCCCCCAGCCTATCTCCAAAGATGGGAGGTAGGTGTCTCGACCA
This Opitutales bacterium DNA region includes the following protein-coding sequences:
- a CDS encoding TIGR00266 family protein, yielding METTLKGSPSFAYLDVGLEPGESLIAETDAMTTMAGDLDMKAKLNGGLFSGLAKAILGGESLFINHFTNNTAGVRQMTLAQGLPGDSIAYDLAQGPICLQPGAFIAASEGAELGTRWAGFASGISREGFSQPSHKT
- a CDS encoding M48 family metallopeptidase, coding for MSKFTDPYDSIFEGGAFHSDFSNGRQSGALSFESGFIVFRGSAGASVRLALETLKIERGGAADRIVFITSPEDPGWKLFTSDRSILKSPALVAHSGLQKQRRGITKKLLRMRMVTLAVLFALGLGVFGTIQMRDFVVAFVARNVPQEIEVWIGETVFGQVRQSSRILENAELSSALDSLMAPLLAALPEEGYTYTVAIVDDPTLNAFAMPGGFIVIHSGLIAEAERAEEVLGVLAHEIAHITEQHTLRRLIELSVMRLALAVFLGDVEGLGGILVGSSERLLTMQFSRDDEVEADRVGLSYLEAAGIDPSGLLMFFEKILRREPEYQKHLELLSTHPATEDRMAAIEERISQIDLSKFEPFDFDFPAFESLVRSAIETTSSSEISANP
- a CDS encoding DUF1552 domain-containing protein, whose translation is MKVKPLNRRTFLRGSGACLALPFLEAMTPHRAIGSLAPQAAPPVRTAIFSVSGGTVAESFFPEKAGPLGELPSILRPFEAYKDYMTVISGLSQGGKRTGKFNGHNSCAVHHLTCAEHAVNEGGRISAGISVDQEIARKIGRDTYLPSLEIGWGQSENTYSYKGDGQPVPYEPNPKRVFDRMFRGRHPELPHWAREGGVGLNSQAQLGAQQESLGQSVLDVVLADAKALQKKLGYEDKQRLQGYMDSVNTVEKRISMLQVRQEEGLRQAGAPTPMSDSHGGLIIPEVGGDLWDDQRAIALDPELHMDYLGTMFDLSLLAFQTDSTRMLTFVIGQEKFHFPGVVTVGYEYHYHTVQHQGNARRVEDADPISREACRQINTWYATFISEAISKMAAIDDGGTSLLDNSQVLYTSYMADGGHKRINMPAALFGKAKGSIKGGQYIQCERRTPMANLYVEMLNRVGIETETFGDNFADYGKHGGRIPGLA